One genomic window of Haliotis asinina isolate JCU_RB_2024 chromosome 4, JCU_Hal_asi_v2, whole genome shotgun sequence includes the following:
- the LOC137281200 gene encoding uncharacterized protein, whose product MDMRELATNDFKKNLYKLISNSEFVNTMENLRKCVSMKLVRSNEEDKLRNASLAYIRSSIFDDDLAAIHMKKSHIKLNQPIYVSMSILDLFKHLMYDFYYIELKKQYGDRCGVLYTDTDSLLMEIQTEDVHEDMKSYIYMYDTSDYPRDHPMHSKVNKKVVGKMKDEGAGTPITEYVGSRPKIHFIKKADYADIRKSKGVKKNVVKRHIKHTLYKQAPFENKCSNTR is encoded by the coding sequence ATGGACATGCGAGAGCTGGCCACTAATGACTTCAAGAAAAATCTGTACAAACTCATTAGCAACTCTGAATTCGTTAACACGATGGAGAATTTACGGAAATGTGTCAGCATGAAGCTAGTCAGGTCGAACGAGGAAGACAAGCTAAGGAATGCGAGTCTGGCGTACATTAGAAGTAGTATATTTGATGATGATCTGGCAGccatacatatgaaaaagagcCACATTAAACTTAATCAGCCCATCTATGTCAGTATGAGCATTCTAGACCTTTTTAAGCACCTGATGTATGACTTCTACTATATcgagctcaagaaacaatacggtgacaggtgtggtGTGTTGTACACGGATACTGACTCCCTGCTGATGGAAATTCAAACCGAGGACGTGCACGAGGATATGAAAtcctatatatacatgtacgacACCAGTGATTACCCAAGAGACCACCCTATGCACAGTAAAGTTAACAAGAAGGTCGTAGGTAAGATGAAAGACGAaggtgctggcacgccaatcaCTGAATACGTGGGGTCGAGACCTAAGATACATTTTATCAAGAAAGCAGACTACGCTGACATAAGAAAGAGTAAGGGTGTAAAAAAGAATGTGGTGAAACGACATATCAAGCATACCCTCTACAAACAAGCCCCATTTGAGAACAAATGTTCAAACACCAGATGA